The Rhodocytophaga rosea genome has a segment encoding these proteins:
- a CDS encoding ABC transporter permease — protein MSTYRQLKPPSPPKWADRFLEWFLPEHLLEDGQGDLQEVFYKQAAHEGEAKARKEYMLSAIAYIRPYFLKRRKKHSLYYAKPLYTHMLRNYLTIALRNLQRNKAYTFINVMGLALSITCGILIFTLVKYHLSFDTFHANAGRIYRFVTEQHMDNISYVPNVPNPFGKAFREDYTFAEKAARIATIDGALIALQHGKELKKFKEAEAAFAESEFFDIFNYPLTEGNKSTALTQPNTAIITEKIARKYFGTQNAVNKTFRLNNRIDFTITGILKDLPPNTDRKTEVYLSYSTLKAYDEWLASDDSWGGITGQMQCYTLLKPGVNPADIEKVLPAYVKKYRPTNKNVHHYKLQPLADIHFNAHYGGVMEKRNLWVLSLIGIFLVMTASVNFINLATAQALKRGKEVGVRKVLGGLPTQLFGQFITETGLITLFALVIAYGLSLLALPYMNEWFRSQMTIELFSDKFLAVFMFLLLIVVTLFSGAYPGLILARFQPVLAIKGKLTHRHVGGFPLRRALIVTQFTISQMLIIGVVVIASQMHYSKQSDLGFNKDAVVMIPVASEASDTRTTTLKNQLSRIAGVENVSLCFGAPSSTSHWGTSVKFDNRPEEEVFRINCRAADEQYIPLFDLQLVAGRNLHPSDTVREFIVNETFVRKLNLQSPQEVIGKEIRVNGGNIVAPIVGVVKDFHDQSFHEDINAIFITTLPETYENYAVKINLANVSSTLTTLEKTWSTMHPDHIYEYQFLDEHIAAFYQTEELMLKLIQSFAGIAIFIGCLGLYGLVSFMAVQKVKEIGVRKVLGASAGQIFWLFSREYLPLICIAFLIATPVAHYFMQQWLDDFAYSIPLHVGYYLVALAGSVGIALFSASYQSIKASLANPVKALRNE, from the coding sequence ATGTCAACCTATAGGCAGTTAAAACCACCATCACCCCCCAAATGGGCAGACCGTTTTCTGGAATGGTTCTTACCGGAACACCTGCTGGAAGATGGGCAGGGGGATCTGCAGGAAGTATTCTATAAACAGGCAGCGCACGAAGGGGAGGCGAAAGCCCGCAAAGAATATATGCTGTCAGCTATCGCTTATATCCGCCCTTATTTTCTCAAACGCCGGAAAAAACATTCTCTCTATTACGCCAAACCACTTTATACCCATATGCTTCGCAATTATCTCACCATCGCCTTACGGAACCTGCAACGTAATAAAGCTTATACTTTCATCAATGTGATGGGCCTGGCGCTCAGTATTACCTGTGGCATTCTCATTTTTACATTAGTAAAATACCACCTTAGTTTTGATACCTTTCATGCGAATGCCGGCCGTATCTACCGCTTTGTAACCGAACAGCACATGGATAACATCAGTTACGTTCCCAATGTGCCCAACCCTTTTGGCAAGGCATTCCGGGAGGACTATACATTTGCTGAAAAAGCAGCCCGTATTGCTACCATTGATGGTGCCTTGATTGCCCTCCAACATGGGAAAGAACTAAAGAAATTTAAGGAAGCAGAAGCAGCTTTTGCAGAAAGCGAGTTTTTCGACATTTTCAATTATCCTTTAACAGAGGGGAATAAGTCCACGGCATTAACCCAGCCAAATACTGCTATTATTACCGAAAAAATAGCCAGGAAATATTTTGGCACCCAGAATGCAGTTAACAAAACCTTCCGGCTGAACAACCGGATTGATTTTACGATTACCGGCATACTCAAAGATTTACCACCCAATACAGACCGCAAAACAGAAGTATACCTTTCGTATAGCACATTGAAAGCCTATGATGAATGGCTGGCCAGCGATGATTCCTGGGGTGGGATTACTGGCCAGATGCAATGTTATACCTTGCTCAAACCAGGTGTAAACCCGGCTGACATAGAAAAAGTGTTGCCAGCATATGTAAAAAAATACCGGCCAACCAATAAAAATGTACACCACTATAAACTACAACCTTTGGCTGATATACATTTTAATGCGCATTATGGAGGTGTCATGGAGAAAAGAAACCTGTGGGTGCTCTCTTTAATTGGCATTTTTCTGGTGATGACCGCCAGTGTAAATTTCATCAATCTGGCTACGGCCCAGGCGCTCAAACGAGGCAAAGAAGTGGGCGTACGGAAAGTACTGGGAGGCTTACCCACACAACTTTTCGGACAGTTTATCACGGAAACCGGTCTGATTACTTTGTTTGCTCTGGTGATTGCGTATGGTTTATCCCTGCTTGCGCTACCTTATATGAATGAATGGTTTCGTTCGCAGATGACTATTGAGCTCTTTTCGGATAAGTTTCTGGCCGTTTTTATGTTCCTGCTTCTGATCGTAGTTACACTCTTTTCCGGCGCTTATCCAGGGCTTATTCTTGCCAGGTTCCAGCCAGTACTGGCGATCAAAGGTAAACTTACGCATAGGCATGTAGGCGGTTTTCCTTTGCGGAGGGCATTAATTGTTACCCAGTTTACTATTTCGCAGATGCTCATTATTGGGGTAGTGGTGATTGCCAGCCAGATGCATTATTCCAAACAATCGGATCTGGGGTTTAATAAAGATGCGGTGGTGATGATTCCGGTCGCTTCTGAAGCCTCTGATACCAGAACCACTACCCTTAAAAATCAACTTTCCCGGATTGCCGGTGTAGAAAATGTTTCTCTTTGTTTTGGCGCTCCTTCCTCCACATCTCACTGGGGTACAAGTGTAAAATTTGATAACCGGCCTGAAGAAGAAGTTTTCAGAATAAACTGCCGGGCAGCCGATGAACAGTACATCCCTTTGTTTGACTTGCAACTAGTGGCAGGACGTAATCTTCATCCTTCCGATACAGTCCGGGAGTTTATTGTCAATGAAACTTTTGTCAGGAAATTGAACCTTCAATCCCCACAGGAAGTGATCGGTAAAGAAATACGGGTAAACGGAGGCAATATAGTGGCTCCAATTGTGGGCGTAGTGAAAGATTTTCATGACCAGTCTTTCCATGAAGACATTAATGCTATTTTTATTACGACCCTCCCGGAAACCTACGAGAATTATGCTGTAAAAATCAACCTGGCCAACGTAAGCTCTACCTTAACTACCTTAGAAAAAACCTGGAGCACGATGCATCCTGACCACATCTATGAATATCAGTTTCTGGATGAACACATTGCGGCCTTCTATCAAACGGAAGAACTCATGCTCAAGCTTATCCAGAGTTTTGCCGGTATTGCTATTTTTATCGGTTGCCTGGGACTATATGGCCTTGTTTCCTTTATGGCCGTTCAGAAAGTGAAAGAAATAGGCGTTCGTAAGGTATTAGGCGCTTCCGCAGGTCAGATTTTCTGGCTTTTCTCCAGGGAATACCTGCCATTGATATGTATTGCTTTTCTGATTGCCACACCGGTTGCCCATTACTTTATGCAACAATGGTTAGATGATTTTGCTTATAGTATTCCATTGCATGTTGGATATTATTTAGTTGCCCTGGCAGGTTCTGTAGGTATTGCGCTGTTTTCAGCAAGTTATCAGTCTATAAAGGCTTCTCTGGCAAATCCGGTAAAAGCGTTGAGAAATGAATAA
- a CDS encoding TonB-dependent receptor: MHTTTCYLSLVLLLLSFSCLAQQSIVLSGNILDQTTQKSVPYAHIRIKGSSVGTAATTKGDFKIETPSLPFTVIISAVGFKPLEQLIATGGNQVFYLMPQTLLANEVVVSATRLEEKSIESAITIEQLDATQIRNAPFATFFDALESIKGVQMTTASLGFKVPNTRGFTNPTNVRFLQLVDGIDNQAPVIGASIANAIGPTELDIERIEVIPGTASALYGMNSLNGLVSFFTKNPFDYQGLSVYQRAGINHINDPDSKPRLLTETALRYAKSFRDHFAFKVNVSYMQGYDWAANQRQDLNPNANASIPLQNEQNPALDPVNSYGNESSNRRTLSLNGKNYVVARTGYYEKDITDYRLENIKADASLHWRITKGLEASYQYKIGKLDNVYHRTNRFKLDDYLITQQVVQLKSPVFQFRVYYTHELSGESYNIRSLAENLDRQFKTDDIWFAAYTNSFKQSQQAGYSLAESQQLARSIADEGRFAPGTMPYDSAAGEIITINNWDQGAALRTKASLFQGEGQYNLTSLIKVATLLVGFDYRLYSVFPDGNYFINPTEPSKNLLYRKGGGFVQLSKKVLSDKLQVNAALRYDKNEYFKGIFNPRVSLTYAVAKDHYLRASYQNGYRFPSLFEAFSNVNSGGVKRVGGLRLMSNGIFEDSYIRTSIDAFQSAVNIQVNEQGTPLSQAIVNQAGLLKKSTYDYIKPERINSLELGYKSLMLNGRLFLDWDAYFNFYDNFIAQVEVNQLINRGVSADSVKYDLYDRRKQARYRLWTNSTGTVYNYGSSLGVQYKFFRQFTLAGNVSYAKLYRKLYNDGLEEAFNTPQWITNFSLGNMEVIKNAGFQVNWHWQDKFLWQSALGTGIVPAYHTIDAQIMYRVVPAKLLIKVGGNNVFNKKYYQMIAGPTVVAFYYVTLLVDGL; this comes from the coding sequence ATGCACACTACTACCTGCTACTTAAGCTTAGTTTTGTTATTGTTGTCTTTTTCGTGCTTAGCTCAGCAATCTATCGTTCTAAGCGGAAATATTCTTGACCAAACGACTCAAAAATCGGTTCCCTATGCCCATATCCGGATTAAGGGCTCATCCGTCGGGACAGCCGCTACTACGAAAGGTGATTTTAAAATAGAAACCCCTTCATTGCCATTTACCGTTATTATAAGCGCTGTGGGGTTCAAGCCTCTTGAACAACTCATTGCTACAGGCGGAAATCAGGTGTTTTATTTAATGCCACAAACGCTTTTAGCCAATGAAGTAGTCGTGTCTGCCACCCGGTTAGAGGAAAAAAGCATAGAATCGGCCATTACTATTGAGCAACTGGATGCCACTCAGATCCGGAATGCGCCTTTTGCGACTTTTTTTGATGCCCTGGAAAGTATAAAAGGCGTACAAATGACCACTGCCAGCCTGGGCTTTAAAGTACCCAATACCAGAGGGTTCACCAATCCTACCAATGTGCGGTTTTTACAGCTGGTAGATGGAATAGATAATCAGGCACCAGTGATAGGAGCGTCTATTGCCAATGCCATAGGACCTACCGAACTGGATATAGAACGTATTGAAGTAATTCCAGGCACTGCTTCTGCTTTGTATGGGATGAACTCACTGAATGGGCTGGTAAGTTTTTTTACCAAAAATCCATTTGACTACCAGGGTCTGAGCGTATATCAGCGGGCAGGAATTAACCATATCAATGACCCGGATAGTAAACCTCGTCTGCTTACGGAAACGGCACTTCGCTATGCAAAATCATTTCGTGATCATTTTGCCTTTAAGGTGAATGTTTCCTATATGCAAGGCTACGATTGGGCAGCCAACCAGCGGCAAGATTTAAATCCTAATGCCAATGCTTCTATTCCCCTACAGAATGAACAAAATCCTGCCCTAGATCCGGTGAATTCCTATGGTAACGAAAGTTCAAACCGGAGAACACTTTCTTTGAATGGGAAGAATTATGTGGTTGCCCGCACAGGCTACTATGAAAAGGATATTACTGATTACAGGCTGGAAAATATAAAAGCAGATGCCTCCTTACACTGGCGCATTACCAAAGGTCTGGAAGCTTCCTATCAATATAAAATAGGTAAACTCGATAATGTATATCACAGGACAAACCGTTTCAAGCTGGATGATTATTTGATTACCCAGCAAGTAGTACAGTTAAAAAGCCCCGTTTTTCAATTCAGGGTGTATTACACCCACGAACTATCTGGTGAGTCGTATAACATCCGGTCGCTGGCCGAAAATTTAGACAGGCAATTTAAAACGGATGATATATGGTTTGCAGCCTATACAAACAGCTTTAAGCAAAGCCAGCAAGCAGGCTATAGCCTGGCAGAAAGTCAACAACTGGCCCGCTCCATAGCGGATGAGGGTAGATTTGCGCCTGGAACCATGCCCTATGACAGTGCCGCCGGAGAGATTATCACGATTAATAACTGGGATCAGGGAGCGGCCCTGCGTACCAAAGCGAGCCTTTTCCAGGGAGAAGGACAATACAACCTGACTTCTTTAATAAAAGTAGCAACCTTACTTGTAGGCTTTGATTACCGGCTGTATTCTGTTTTTCCGGATGGCAACTATTTTATCAATCCAACTGAGCCCTCAAAAAATCTGCTGTACCGCAAAGGAGGTGGTTTTGTACAGCTTTCTAAAAAGGTGTTATCAGATAAGTTGCAGGTAAATGCGGCTCTGCGTTATGATAAAAATGAATATTTCAAAGGCATCTTCAATCCGAGAGTGTCTCTCACGTATGCAGTGGCCAAAGATCATTACTTGCGGGCCTCTTATCAGAATGGATACCGGTTTCCTTCATTGTTTGAAGCTTTTTCTAATGTAAACAGTGGTGGCGTAAAACGGGTAGGAGGTTTACGACTGATGTCAAATGGCATTTTTGAAGACAGTTATATACGTACTTCCATTGATGCATTCCAATCGGCCGTTAATATACAGGTAAATGAGCAAGGCACTCCTCTTTCGCAGGCGATAGTAAATCAGGCTGGTTTACTTAAGAAATCTACTTATGATTATATCAAACCTGAACGAATCAATTCGCTGGAACTTGGGTATAAAAGCCTTATGTTAAATGGGCGTTTATTTCTGGATTGGGATGCTTACTTTAATTTCTACGACAATTTTATTGCACAGGTAGAAGTAAACCAACTTATCAACCGGGGAGTGTCAGCCGATTCGGTAAAGTATGATCTTTATGACCGCAGAAAACAAGCCCGATATCGCTTATGGACTAATTCTACTGGTACAGTATACAATTATGGTTCATCGCTCGGAGTACAATACAAATTTTTCCGGCAGTTTACCTTAGCTGGCAATGTGAGTTATGCTAAACTGTACCGCAAATTATATAATGACGGATTAGAAGAAGCTTTTAATACCCCGCAATGGATTACCAATTTTAGCCTGGGGAATATGGAAGTAATTAAAAACGCAGGATTTCAGGTAAACTGGCACTGGCAGGATAAGTTTTTATGGCAGTCGGCTCTGGGCACCGGAATAGTGCCTGCCTATCATACGATAGATGCCCAGATTATGTACAGAGTTGTTCCAGCCAAACTACTTATAAAGGTTGGCGGTAATAATGTATTCAATAAGAAATATTACCAGATGATCGCAGGCCCAACGGTGGTAGCCTTTTATTATGTAACGCTCCTTGTGGACGGATTGTAA
- a CDS encoding ABC transporter permease, whose product MSSNQNNLRPPKWIDRFLEWYLPDHLLEDVQGDLQEVFYKQANEIGAEKAKRAYVVTAIQYIRPYFFKRRTRHSSHLKPQYIDMIWNNFIIAFRNFRKNKVHASINTLGMAIAVTSILLIFLYVQHELTYDQFHNKINRIVVIGEQSKATDEPYTRSVYPALPELLKTYPAIENGSRVFDNQWSWISAGDKDFEEQITFVDTGFFEVFSFPLLKGDGPIALTDLSSVILSKEMAHKLFGEADPMGQTVRFDNGKQLVVRGILAPVPANSSIEPKVIVPIAILPDFAPWIKEAGDWYNSFTMAFLLLNPATNARQLEAQLPDFVTKYFAEAARGRILRLLPFEGFHKKQSDNSTYVYGLTCVAIFLLLVACINFTNLSIATSLSRIREVAIRKVIGSTRRGIIFGFITEACLISILALGIGILLTHILLPVLNGLLDMRLQVDIWGNPLLIIFLLSLSIGIGLLAGIYPALFFSALKPVNALKGKTASGPGNVRVRDGLVVIQFVIAVFLVTGTLLVFDQIQFMKSADLRFDRENVLVADLNLGYKDAKAATSQINFILNELASNPQIAHYSTSQNIPGRYWQNYNSFLPPGWTKEPVSLRQATVDAGYLPTYGIKLLEGRNFSASITSDTLQSVIINRAAMQAFGWKTAVGKIIRTNGSNKDWQIVGVIDDFHYQSLQGTVEPLIHFFSGPAQITGNNFLSIKVKPQDAASLLSYLRKEWKQIPSRKEFSHYFVDEEFNKQYERVERSLSLITFFTIVTILIACAGVFALTSLSTHLRSKEVGVRKVLGANIISIVSLFFKDFVKLVLLANLIAWPLVYYAIQLWLQNFAYPTSISVWIFGVSSVVTILIALLTISFQTIKAALANPVKALRNE is encoded by the coding sequence ATGAGTAGCAACCAGAATAATCTGCGTCCTCCTAAGTGGATAGACCGCTTTCTGGAATGGTATCTTCCCGACCATTTATTGGAAGATGTGCAGGGCGATCTGCAGGAAGTATTCTATAAACAAGCGAACGAAATAGGAGCAGAAAAAGCAAAACGGGCATATGTGGTTACTGCTATACAATACATCCGTCCTTATTTCTTTAAACGCCGTACCCGGCATTCTTCACACCTGAAACCTCAATATATAGATATGATCTGGAACAATTTCATCATTGCCTTCCGCAACTTTCGAAAAAATAAAGTACATGCAAGCATCAATACATTAGGCATGGCCATCGCTGTTACCAGTATCCTGCTTATATTTTTGTATGTGCAGCATGAGCTTACTTATGACCAGTTTCACAATAAGATAAACCGGATTGTAGTAATTGGCGAGCAATCGAAAGCAACGGACGAACCCTATACCAGGTCTGTATATCCGGCTTTGCCTGAGTTGTTAAAAACGTATCCGGCCATCGAAAATGGTTCAAGGGTTTTTGATAATCAGTGGAGCTGGATATCTGCCGGAGATAAAGATTTTGAAGAGCAGATCACTTTTGTTGATACAGGATTTTTTGAGGTATTTTCATTCCCCTTGCTGAAAGGTGATGGCCCGATAGCCTTAACCGATCTTTCATCGGTTATTTTATCTAAGGAAATGGCTCATAAACTTTTCGGTGAGGCAGACCCCATGGGCCAGACCGTACGCTTTGATAATGGCAAACAACTGGTTGTCCGGGGGATACTGGCTCCTGTTCCGGCTAATTCTTCCATCGAACCCAAAGTGATTGTTCCTATTGCTATCCTCCCTGACTTTGCTCCCTGGATTAAAGAAGCCGGAGACTGGTATAATTCATTTACCATGGCCTTTTTACTGCTGAATCCGGCTACAAATGCCAGACAGCTTGAGGCGCAATTACCAGATTTTGTTACAAAATATTTTGCTGAAGCTGCCAGGGGACGGATATTACGTTTACTGCCTTTTGAAGGGTTTCACAAAAAACAGTCTGATAACTCTACCTATGTATATGGGCTGACCTGTGTGGCCATCTTCTTACTGCTGGTAGCTTGTATCAACTTCACTAACCTGTCTATAGCCACTTCTCTTTCACGCATACGGGAAGTAGCCATCCGTAAAGTAATAGGTTCTACCCGCAGAGGAATTATTTTCGGATTTATTACAGAAGCTTGTCTGATAAGTATATTGGCTTTAGGCATAGGCATCCTGCTCACCCATATTCTATTGCCGGTACTGAACGGATTGCTGGATATGCGTTTACAAGTTGATATCTGGGGTAATCCACTTCTTATTATATTTCTGCTCAGTCTTTCCATTGGCATAGGTTTGCTGGCTGGTATTTATCCTGCCTTATTTTTTTCTGCCCTTAAACCAGTGAATGCCCTCAAAGGAAAAACTGCCAGTGGGCCAGGCAATGTTCGTGTACGGGACGGGCTTGTCGTGATCCAGTTTGTGATCGCTGTTTTTCTGGTGACCGGCACCTTGTTGGTGTTTGACCAGATACAATTTATGAAAAGTGCCGATCTGCGCTTCGATCGGGAAAATGTTCTGGTGGCAGACTTAAATCTTGGGTATAAAGATGCAAAAGCAGCTACCTCTCAGATTAATTTTATTTTGAATGAGTTGGCAAGCAACCCGCAGATAGCTCATTACTCCACTTCCCAGAATATTCCAGGCAGGTACTGGCAAAACTATAATTCCTTTTTGCCGCCCGGCTGGACAAAAGAACCTGTTTCGCTCAGACAGGCTACTGTGGATGCAGGGTACTTACCTACGTATGGAATTAAGCTGCTAGAAGGCCGGAATTTTTCTGCTTCTATTACCAGCGACACTTTGCAATCAGTTATTATTAACCGGGCAGCTATGCAGGCTTTTGGCTGGAAAACAGCTGTTGGGAAAATCATCCGGACCAATGGTAGTAATAAGGACTGGCAGATCGTGGGTGTCATTGACGACTTTCATTACCAATCCTTGCAGGGAACTGTAGAACCGCTGATCCATTTCTTTTCCGGCCCTGCGCAAATTACCGGCAATAATTTCCTGAGTATTAAAGTGAAACCACAAGATGCTGCTTCTTTACTTTCGTATTTGAGGAAAGAGTGGAAGCAAATTCCTTCCAGAAAAGAGTTCAGCCACTACTTTGTTGATGAAGAGTTTAATAAGCAGTACGAGCGTGTAGAACGTAGTTTGTCGCTCATTACCTTTTTTACCATCGTTACCATTCTCATTGCCTGTGCAGGTGTTTTTGCACTTACTTCCCTTTCTACCCATCTCCGCAGTAAAGAAGTTGGCGTCAGAAAGGTATTGGGGGCTAATATCATCAGTATTGTGAGCTTGTTTTTTAAAGATTTTGTGAAACTGGTACTACTCGCTAACCTGATTGCCTGGCCACTGGTGTATTATGCTATTCAGCTATGGTTGCAGAATTTTGCCTATCCAACCAGCATTAGTGTCTGGATATTTGGTGTATCTAGTGTGGTTACTATTTTGATTGCGCTACTCACCATTAGTTTTCAAACCATAAAAGCAGCTCTAGCCAATCCGGTAAAAGCCTTGCGGAACGAATAG
- a CDS encoding cation:proton antiporter domain-containing protein, translating to MAHIPRLILDLALILGAAGATTLIFKKLKQPLVLGYILAGVMVGPNFPLFPTIADSETIRIWADIGVIFLLFGLGLEFSFKKLVKVGGSASITGLVEIAAMLILGYLCGQWLGWSTMDSLFLGGIIAISSTTIIIRAFDELGLKTQSFARLVFGILVIEDLVAILLLVLLSTLAVSRQFAGVELVFSILKLSFFLTLWYLAGIYLIPTFLRRTSRLISNETLLILSIGLCLLMVVLVTQAGFSAALGAFIMGSILAETLYAEKIEHLMQPVKDLFGAIFFVSVGMLIDPKILLQYAGPILLLSMVVILGKSIHVTLGALLSGQPLKQSLQTGMSMTQIGEFSFIIATLGLSLNVTSKFLYPIAVAVSAVTTFTTPYLIRLSEPLYQWIEKRLPRRWKSLLDNYSSSTQTITVVSDWREVLRTFAGILITNSVVIIGIVLLSTKIISPFIQEKLFDSLWTEILTAICALSLMAPFLWALSVRKIRTHSYNTLWKNQRYNRGPLVVLEMGRIGTGIVLVGFLLDQLFSPTVALVGAIVLIVIVLPVFTQKLQATYARIEKRFLYNLHAREFEKKNLASKSLLPWDAHIAHFEVSAESEGIGRTLTELSYREKYGVNIAQIERGNKIIHAPRAMSRSFHSINSP from the coding sequence ATGGCTCATATTCCCCGATTAATATTAGATCTGGCTTTAATTTTAGGTGCAGCTGGTGCTACCACACTCATCTTCAAGAAGCTTAAGCAACCCTTAGTATTAGGCTATATTTTAGCCGGTGTGATGGTTGGTCCTAACTTTCCTTTATTTCCTACCATTGCTGATTCTGAAACAATCAGGATCTGGGCTGATATCGGTGTGATATTCCTGCTCTTTGGGCTGGGTCTGGAATTTAGTTTTAAAAAGCTGGTAAAAGTGGGTGGTTCTGCTTCTATAACAGGATTGGTAGAAATAGCTGCTATGCTGATTCTGGGGTACCTTTGCGGACAATGGCTGGGATGGTCTACAATGGATAGCTTATTTCTGGGAGGCATTATTGCTATTTCTTCTACCACTATTATTATCCGTGCCTTTGATGAATTAGGGCTTAAAACGCAAAGCTTTGCCAGATTAGTATTTGGAATTCTCGTCATTGAAGACCTGGTAGCTATTTTGTTGCTAGTCCTGCTTTCTACACTTGCAGTCTCCAGGCAATTTGCCGGTGTGGAACTGGTTTTTTCTATTTTGAAACTAAGCTTCTTTCTCACGCTCTGGTACTTGGCAGGCATTTATCTGATACCTACTTTTTTACGTAGAACCAGCCGCCTGATCTCGAATGAAACCTTGCTAATTCTTTCTATTGGCCTTTGTCTGTTAATGGTTGTACTCGTTACACAGGCAGGATTTTCAGCTGCATTAGGTGCTTTTATCATGGGTTCGATTTTAGCGGAAACATTATATGCCGAAAAGATTGAACACCTCATGCAACCGGTGAAAGATTTGTTTGGTGCCATATTCTTTGTCTCTGTTGGGATGTTGATCGACCCTAAGATACTTCTGCAATATGCAGGTCCTATTTTATTGCTTTCCATGGTAGTCATTCTGGGTAAATCCATTCACGTTACGCTAGGCGCCCTTTTATCAGGACAACCCTTAAAGCAATCCTTGCAGACCGGGATGAGTATGACACAAATCGGAGAGTTTTCATTTATTATTGCTACACTAGGGCTTTCCCTGAATGTAACCAGTAAGTTCCTCTATCCCATTGCGGTGGCTGTATCGGCGGTTACTACTTTTACTACGCCCTACCTTATCCGTTTATCTGAACCGCTCTATCAGTGGATAGAAAAGAGGTTGCCAAGGCGATGGAAAAGTTTACTCGATAATTATAGTTCAAGCACCCAAACCATTACAGTTGTCAGCGACTGGCGGGAAGTGCTCCGTACTTTTGCCGGCATTTTAATAACAAATTCGGTAGTAATTATTGGCATTGTCTTGCTCTCTACAAAGATTATCTCTCCTTTTATCCAGGAAAAACTATTTGATAGTCTCTGGACTGAAATATTAACCGCTATTTGCGCCCTTTCATTAATGGCTCCTTTTCTATGGGCATTGTCCGTCCGGAAGATCCGTACCCATTCTTATAACACACTCTGGAAAAATCAACGGTATAACCGGGGACCCTTGGTGGTGTTAGAAATGGGCCGCATTGGCACAGGCATCGTGCTGGTAGGTTTTCTGCTGGATCAGCTTTTTTCGCCTACGGTTGCCCTGGTCGGAGCAATCGTTTTAATAGTGATCGTGTTGCCGGTTTTCACTCAAAAACTTCAGGCCACCTACGCACGTATTGAAAAGCGTTTTCTCTATAACTTACATGCGCGTGAATTTGAGAAAAAGAACCTGGCCAGTAAAAGCCTCCTACCCTGGGATGCCCACATCGCTCATTTTGAGGTAAGTGCAGAATCAGAAGGTATTGGCAGAACGTTAACAGAGCTTTCCTACCGCGAAAAATACGGTGTAAATATTGCCCAGATCGAAAGAGGCAACAAGATCATTCATGCTCCCAGGGCCATGAGCAGATCTTTCCATTCGATAAACTCACCGTAG